The Lolium perenne isolate Kyuss_39 chromosome 6, Kyuss_2.0, whole genome shotgun sequence genome segment ttaggcatagatgcatgctggatagtggtctatgtactttgtcgtaatgcccaattaaatctcacaatattcatcatatcatgtatgtgcattgtcatgctctctttatttgtcaattgcccaactgtaatttgttcacccaacatgctatttatcttatgggagagacacctctagtgaactgtggaccccggtccattcttttaatcgaatacgatctactgcaatacttattctactgttttctgcaaacaattatcatccacactatacatctaatcctttgttacagcaagccggtgagattgacaacctcactgtttcgttggggcaaagtactttggttgtgttgtgcaggttccacgttggcgccggaatccctggtgttgcgccgcactacatttcgccgccatcaacctttaacgtgcttcttggctcctactggttcgataaaccttggtttcttactgagggaaaacttgctgctgtacgcatcacaccttcctcttggggttcccaacggacgtgtgtatacacgctatcaacgAGGAGTAGGGTTTTGGAACCCCACTCCACTCCGGGGCCTGTATAAATACGGGGCAAGCCTCGCATTTCTCGGACCCCCAAGAAACTTTTACGGGCCGACCGATTCAGACTCTGTTCTACGAAGCATTCAGCCTGAACCCGTAAATTCACCGAAATAGTTTAGTTCCGACAGCATTTACGAGTTCTATTAGAGTTAGGCAGATTGTGCGGCGAGGGCGCTGCTAGCTACTAGTGGCGTGTGTGGTTTGGCGGGCTAAGGGAACAAGCAATGCAGGGTGGTGCGGCTGCCGGATGGTGCTGGCGAGTGGCGACGGATCGAGGCTGGTCGAGATGCTTAGTAGAGAGGACAGCGACACTCAGTCTCGAGGTGACAAATTACCTGCAGTGCAGTGCAGTTCAAGGGCGTAAACGCCGGCGATTACGTGCCCAAAAGGAATAAACGAGGACTGTGCCGGCAACGCCTCAGCTTAGCAGAGGAAGACGTGGGTGCCAAGTTCATCTTCACCACTATATATAGTAGGAAACGGCAAGATGAACGCCCAAGCCGAGCGAGGCTAGGTTTGGGCGTGCCTCTCCGGTATTATTAATTGTCAGCGTCTGCTTTTTTTTTAGAAATGGGGGAagtccccggcctctgcatccaaaggatgcacaaagCCTTTTATTGCATCATCCAAAAAAAGTAAATAGTTGTGAATACAAAACGAAGGACTTGAGACTAGCATGGCGCCGAGCGTTGCCGCCGGAGGGCAGCCCCAAAAATCATCTCTGAGCGCCATCTTGTGCGATCTGCAGGTATATATTAGTATATTACAATTACGACATCTGCAtccgctttttttttttttttttttgattctgCTAGCTAGTCTAAATAGCTTTTACCCGATCGTTGTACTACTAGCtagatggatggatggatggatgtaTTGTCATTACTGTTATTATCTCTCTCCTTTTGAAAGTACAGCACTATCCCTCTCTCAATTAAACAGGCATGTATCTCCGAGCCCGGTAGAATTCTTCATGGCTGGACTAGAGATATCCTTCGACGACTTCTTTCCAGTAGAGCAACGGCAAGGTCAGGAACGGGAACCGGAACGGGAGGAGAAACCGTCAGTGATGCCGTCAAGTTAGCGGGAGCGGGAGCGGCAGCAGAAAACGTAACTCTTTTTAAACTACTGGCAGAAAACGTAactattgctgctgctgctgttgatGAAGAAAGCCTCATCCAACAACTGCAAAGGGACGGCTACTACTACGACGAAGATCTCGACAGCTATTGCCCAGCCGACAACTTCCACGACCTCGACGACGACATTGATCGAACTTGCCCACCACCGAGTTTCCAAGTCCCTGattacgatgaagatggcgacaaCACACGGATGGCGAGATGCAATTCTCGGCGCCTGGTAGAGCTGCTGGCTGTGCGTCCTCACTTCCCCTTCCTAGGCACCTTTCTTGCCTTCAACGATTTCTCTGAATACTCATGCTCCTCACAAACAGGAGAAACTTGTCGCAACCTTGATTCACAGGTATACATCCATTCATGTGATATTAGTATAGTATCTTTTATCTTTTGTTCTCCGTATATATCCTCCTTTTGAATCGTATTGTCCCATTGACGGTATCCGTGTGTGCAGGGTAACTTGATACTCCACTCAGAAGGCGTGGCCATCGCCGACCGCTTCTTTATTAGGATTCATATCCCAAAGAATGACAACAGGAAAGATGATGATATAGGATGCTTCTCCTACATAATGGACCCTTACACGTGCGGCAGGGATGAAACCCACATCATCTCGACCGGACGCGGCAGGAGAATAGCGGTGACTTTCTTGCCGATGCACACTGCTGTCCAGGCCCATGTGTACGTTACCCTCGATCTCATATCCAGCGGCAGCATCTACCATGTCTATGGTGAAATTGCTGCATGCCACCAACTCTATGGCCGCGAGAGTGTCGTGCTCTTTTGTCGCGGAAAAGAGGACAAAGCAGAGGTTATCGATGGCAAACTTCCACTGTCGCGTGAGTGGGCTGTTGTTCCGATATACTTGAAGCCTCTCCTGACAATCAAGTTGAAGCTGTTCGTTTCAACGAATCAAGATCATGATGATCAGGGTTGTACCATCTCCTTCCAAGGTGATATTGACTTCTATCGTGACGATTACGAAAAAATAATCTGCACTCAAGACCATGACAAAGTTAAAGTGAGGATTTGCTACCGGTAATTGATGTGTCAAGAGACAAGAGAAAGATCGTTGTAAAATGCACTGCCGTTCATTTGTTTTGTATTTGGTTTGTGTAACCTATAAATCTGAAACATGTTGTGGCATGATATAAGGTTACGTCTACACTAGAAAGCTTGCTAGCGTTCATAATACTTCAAGAACAAGATACTGCTCCTCCCGATGATGATGCAGGTATACTCCCAGGCCCAGTGCTGAATTTTTATCTGAAAAAGCAAGAGTAGTTATTGCTCGAACCACACTTCCAATGTTTCTGTAAGTCCCTTTTCTGCTGAAAAATTGTCCAAGTGATTGGGTAATTTATGTTGAGCCATTCTTTTTAGTCACTGAAACATTAAAAGTACAATTACCCTTGATTAGCTTTGAACAATAATACTCCTGCAAGCAAACACCATGAAACAAACACCCTTGCAAGCAACTGCAAATGCTCAACTAGCAACCCAGCATCAGATTCGATGATAATGTGATAACAGCACAGGGCCAGCGATGTGATTTTCTACACAAATATACAGGAGTATTTATCAAATTGGCATTGTGATAAAGTCAATCATGTGTACATGTTATGTCAGAGATGATAAAAAGAACTGGATGCAAAATCAATTTGGCATTGTGAAATAAGCCAAAATATCTCTTGCCATTCCATTGCtactgaaaatgaaaatgaaaatgaccGAAGTTTCATTCTGAATGATGCATGAATATGTTAGAGTTTGGTTTTGCCTTCTCTTATTCGATGTTATGGTGTTCGCCTTCTCCGAGTTGCTTATCTACGAGTCTTCAGGCCGGTGGTTATTGCTGCAGCTGCAGTAGTCTGGTGTGCTTCAAAGGCCAAAGAAAC includes the following:
- the LOC127309377 gene encoding uncharacterized protein, translated to MAPSVAAGGQPQKSSLSAILCDLQYSTIPLSIKQACISEPGRILHGWTRDILRRLLSSRATARSGTGTGTGGETVSDAVKLAGAGAAAENVTLFKLLAENVTIAAAAVDEESLIQQLQRDGYYYDEDLDSYCPADNFHDLDDDIDRTCPPPSFQVPDYDEDGDNTRMARCNSRRLVELLAVRPHFPFLGTFLAFNDFSEYSCSSQTGETCRNLDSQGNLILHSEGVAIADRFFIRIHIPKNDNRKDDDIGCFSYIMDPYTCGRDETHIISTGRGRRIAVTFLPMHTAVQAHVYVTLDLISSGSIYHVYGEIAACHQLYGRESVVLFCRGKEDKAEVIDGKLPLSREWAVVPIYLKPLLTIKLKLFVSTNQDHDDQGCTISFQGDIDFYRDDYEKIICTQDHDKVKVRICYR